The Prochlorococcus marinus str. MIT 9301 genome window below encodes:
- a CDS encoding ABC transporter permease encodes MISNLIKRKIFTLLKVQYSNMLEYRVEIALWAISGIIPFFMLNIWTNNNLNESINISDVMLSRYFLCAFFVRQFSVVWVVFSFEEDSLMGKVSPYLIQPLNPFFRYFAQHLAEQITRFPFALIIAFFFFIFNPESLWIPNLGILLLSIVSTFLSFLIQFLIQSIVACLCFWTEKASSIERLLFIPTLFLSGLLAPVVSFPNYVKSWIYLTPFPYLIDFPANLLSGNETNISGGLIMQILWIFILFPLFKKIWSEGTKKYTAMGS; translated from the coding sequence ATGATATCTAATTTAATTAAACGTAAAATTTTCACTTTATTAAAAGTCCAATATTCAAACATGTTGGAATACAGGGTAGAAATTGCATTATGGGCAATTTCAGGGATTATTCCTTTTTTCATGTTAAACATTTGGACAAACAATAATCTTAATGAATCCATAAACATCAGCGATGTTATGCTTTCTAGGTATTTCTTATGTGCTTTTTTTGTAAGACAGTTTTCTGTAGTCTGGGTTGTATTTAGTTTTGAAGAGGATTCTCTTATGGGGAAAGTATCTCCGTATTTAATCCAACCTTTAAATCCATTTTTCAGATATTTTGCACAACATCTAGCGGAACAAATAACAAGATTTCCTTTTGCACTAATAATCGCATTTTTCTTTTTTATTTTTAATCCAGAAAGTTTATGGATACCAAATTTAGGTATTTTACTCTTATCAATAGTATCTACTTTCTTATCCTTCTTGATTCAATTTTTAATTCAGTCAATAGTTGCATGTCTATGTTTCTGGACAGAAAAAGCATCATCGATTGAAAGATTGTTATTTATTCCAACTTTATTTCTCTCAGGTCTTTTAGCACCAGTAGTCTCATTTCCAAATTACGTTAAATCTTGGATTTATTTGACTCCTTTTCCATATCTAATTGATTTCCCTGCGAACTTACTGTCAGGTAATGAAACAAATATTAGTGGAGGCTTAATTATGCAAATTCTATGGATTTTTATACTTTTCCCGTTATTTAAGAAAATCTGGTCTGAAGGAACGAAAAAATATACAGCAATGGGTTCATGA
- a CDS encoding ABC transporter permease, whose product MNIRKYSKVYKKFLHTSLASELEYKTNILVDLITAILSLVGSIFLLSIFFQNNGYIGGWKFEQALIIQAIYTILNGITNTWFNPNLTEIVKHIREGTLDFVLLKPIDSQFFISLKKINPSGFLEIMLGFFLLLFCIRINQINLSLSFLCLSLITISCSICILYSLWFFISTTTIWFVKTWNAIEVLRSFLYIGRFPLNSFSFSLRVFFSIFIPIAFITTIPSEVFLGLSQLWKILLEVIVASVFLITSRKFWLFALKFYSSASS is encoded by the coding sequence ATGAATATAAGAAAATATTCAAAAGTTTATAAAAAATTCTTACATACTTCTTTAGCTTCTGAATTGGAGTATAAGACAAATATATTAGTTGATTTAATTACTGCAATTTTAAGTTTAGTAGGGAGTATTTTTCTATTATCTATTTTCTTTCAAAATAATGGATATATTGGAGGTTGGAAATTTGAACAGGCATTAATCATCCAAGCTATCTATACAATTTTGAATGGAATAACAAATACATGGTTCAATCCTAATCTTACAGAAATAGTTAAACATATAAGAGAAGGAACATTAGACTTCGTACTTTTAAAACCTATTGATAGTCAATTTTTTATTTCATTAAAAAAAATAAATCCATCCGGATTTTTAGAAATTATGCTTGGATTTTTCCTGTTGCTCTTCTGCATAAGAATAAATCAAATAAATTTAAGTTTAAGTTTTCTATGCCTATCCTTGATTACGATAAGCTGCTCAATTTGTATTCTATATAGCCTATGGTTTTTTATATCTACTACTACTATTTGGTTTGTTAAGACTTGGAATGCAATAGAAGTATTAAGATCATTTCTTTATATTGGAAGATTTCCTCTAAATTCATTTTCATTTTCTTTAAGAGTTTTTTTTAGTATTTTCATTCCTATTGCTTTTATAACTACGATTCCTTCTGAAGTTTTTCTAGGACTTTCTCAATTGTGGAAAATATTGCTTGAAGTTATTGTTGCTTCAGTATTTCTTATAACTTCAAGAAAGTTCTGGTTATTTGCACTAAAGTTCTATTCATCAGCATCTAGCTAA
- a CDS encoding CGLD27 family protein: MNESKCPVPREQQPTNEFIELSKSKIFSWPKTKKSLIYILAKFWVGAFLLFLVISSGSVYFKSSLLKYILLSLFSSLSIPLFITIRLYLGWNHIFKRLTSEKVEYEESGWYDGQVWEKPLVLREKEILIASIEVKPILRNLIQILSIISVLALSGILIFQYNIF, from the coding sequence ATGAACGAATCTAAGTGTCCTGTCCCTAGAGAGCAACAACCCACAAATGAATTCATAGAATTATCAAAATCTAAAATTTTTTCATGGCCAAAAACAAAAAAGTCACTAATTTATATTTTGGCAAAATTCTGGGTAGGAGCTTTTCTTCTATTTCTCGTCATTTCTTCAGGAAGTGTATATTTCAAATCGTCCCTTTTAAAATATATTTTATTAAGTTTATTTAGCAGCTTATCAATACCTCTTTTTATTACAATAAGGCTATATTTAGGTTGGAATCATATATTTAAAAGATTAACCTCCGAAAAAGTTGAATATGAGGAATCAGGTTGGTATGACGGCCAAGTATGGGAAAAACCATTAGTTTTAAGAGAAAAAGAAATCCTTATTGCCTCAATTGAGGTAAAACCAATTTTAAGAAATTTAATTCAGATTCTTTCTATTATTTCAGTCTTAGCATTATCTGGCATTTTGATTTTTCAATATAACATTTTCTAA
- a CDS encoding ABC transporter ATP-binding protein has protein sequence MVQNIIDVRGLSKSFDISSKEPGIKGTIKHFFRRQTKSVKVIKDISFEIKEGEIVGFLGANGAGKTTILKMLCGLIYPSKGSISVSGYLPFRRKENFLKNITLIMGQKQQLIWDLPPIESFYLNASIYDLDKFEAKRRIKKLSDMLEIDEELFIPVRKLSLGQRMKSELLAALIHEPNILFLDEPTLGLDINAQRNLRKFLKKYNKETNATICLTSHYMKDITSLCKRVICIHEGEISYDGKLDLLLKKLSPVKEILIVCRSEEDAIKLENSGFTIKYKNKNEITIKIENNSITSSLKTILNNFDIEDLFINEPPIDEVIGKVLIKKDYDI, from the coding sequence ATGGTACAAAATATTATCGATGTAAGAGGTTTATCTAAGTCATTTGATATCTCTTCCAAAGAACCAGGTATAAAAGGAACAATTAAGCATTTTTTTAGGAGACAAACAAAAAGTGTAAAAGTTATAAAAGATATAAGTTTTGAAATCAAAGAAGGGGAAATAGTAGGTTTTCTTGGCGCTAATGGGGCTGGGAAAACAACAATCTTAAAAATGCTTTGTGGCTTAATTTATCCAAGTAAAGGTTCGATTTCAGTTTCAGGTTACTTACCTTTCAGAAGAAAAGAAAATTTCCTAAAGAATATCACCTTAATAATGGGACAAAAGCAACAGCTTATTTGGGATCTTCCACCAATTGAATCATTCTATTTGAATGCATCAATATATGACTTAGATAAGTTTGAAGCTAAAAGGAGAATAAAAAAACTATCAGATATGCTTGAAATTGATGAGGAGCTATTTATACCTGTTAGAAAACTTTCACTAGGTCAGCGTATGAAGTCAGAATTACTGGCAGCATTGATACATGAACCAAATATTCTATTTTTAGATGAACCGACACTTGGATTAGACATTAATGCGCAGAGAAATTTAAGAAAATTCCTCAAAAAATATAATAAGGAAACAAATGCAACGATATGCCTAACTAGTCATTACATGAAAGATATTACATCGCTATGCAAGAGAGTTATATGTATTCACGAAGGGGAGATATCGTATGATGGAAAACTTGACCTATTATTAAAAAAACTTTCTCCTGTTAAAGAAATATTAATAGTTTGTCGTTCAGAAGAGGATGCAATTAAATTAGAAAATTCCGGTTTTACTATTAAATATAAAAACAAGAATGAAATCACTATAAAAATTGAAAACAACTCCATTACCTCTTCACTAAAAACTATCCTAAATAATTTTGATATTGAAGACCTTTTTATAAATGAACCACCTATAGATGAAGTTATTGGGAAGGTATTAATCAAAAAAGATTATGATATCTAA
- a CDS encoding asparaginase, which translates to MNSNFKNLYTSNNPPIQATLMRGSNIESIHKIHAVITDKKGRVLMCAGNPEYKSFIRSALKPFQVIPFVSSGAASKINNESKSIALACGSHSGSKIHSREAFRILWEYDIDINNLKCPKTKTSPLEHNCSGKHAAFLATCKKMNWPLDSYLKGDHPLQIEIFRIVSELLEIPSSEINAERDDCGAPTLYLKLLEMSRLYSFLSSSENAELEQISRAMTINPTMISDNNKFDTEIIKASHGKVIGKGGAEGIQCLCKVNEGIGLALKVEDGSKRAKHAVSLHILKQLEWISDLRIQDIEEKVFNFSEGVRLEVKGKLKFQES; encoded by the coding sequence ATGAATTCTAATTTTAAAAACCTCTACACTTCTAATAATCCTCCTATCCAAGCAACCTTAATGAGAGGATCAAATATTGAGTCAATCCATAAAATTCATGCTGTTATTACTGACAAAAAAGGTAGGGTTTTAATGTGCGCAGGGAATCCAGAATATAAAAGCTTCATCAGGTCAGCACTAAAACCGTTTCAAGTAATTCCTTTCGTTAGTAGTGGAGCTGCATCAAAAATCAATAATGAATCAAAATCAATTGCCTTAGCATGTGGGTCACACAGTGGTTCAAAAATTCATTCAAGAGAAGCCTTCAGAATTTTATGGGAATATGACATAGATATTAATAATCTAAAATGTCCAAAAACCAAAACTAGTCCATTAGAACATAATTGTTCCGGTAAACATGCTGCTTTTTTAGCAACATGCAAAAAAATGAATTGGCCATTAGATAGTTATTTAAAGGGAGATCATCCACTTCAAATCGAAATATTCAGAATTGTTTCTGAATTGCTTGAAATCCCATCATCAGAAATAAACGCTGAACGTGATGATTGTGGTGCCCCCACTCTTTATTTAAAACTACTAGAAATGTCAAGGTTATATTCATTTCTAAGCAGTTCTGAAAATGCCGAATTAGAACAAATCAGTAGAGCTATGACAATAAACCCAACAATGATTAGTGACAATAATAAATTTGATACAGAAATAATAAAAGCTTCACATGGAAAAGTTATAGGTAAAGGTGGTGCGGAAGGAATACAATGTCTATGCAAGGTAAACGAAGGTATAGGATTAGCTCTAAAAGTAGAAGACGGTTCAAAAAGAGCTAAGCATGCCGTTAGTCTTCACATACTTAAACAGTTAGAATGGATATCTGACTTGAGAATTCAAGACATAGAAGAAAAGGTGTTTAATTTTTCTGAGGGAGTGAGACTTGAAGTTAAAGGTAAATTAAAATTCCAAGAATCCTAA
- the petP gene encoding cytochrome b6-f complex subunit PetP — translation MSILDKSKIGDSVQINLELSKDRLTKDVVDAINVSSVAKINDFRITDGKGIGVILKLSNGKEQWFFEDEIDLLDENGNVIKKNIVKKVNGNFILDFLRGFNYENKNKVSELLNPINFFIWLVVSLKDIF, via the coding sequence ATGTCAATTTTAGATAAGTCAAAGATAGGTGATTCAGTTCAAATAAACCTAGAACTATCAAAAGATAGACTTACTAAAGATGTTGTTGATGCAATAAATGTTTCTTCGGTAGCTAAGATAAATGATTTTAGAATAACTGACGGAAAAGGTATTGGAGTTATATTGAAATTATCTAACGGAAAAGAGCAATGGTTTTTTGAAGATGAAATTGACCTCCTTGACGAAAATGGTAATGTAATTAAAAAAAACATTGTTAAAAAAGTAAATGGAAATTTTATATTAGATTTTTTAAGAGGATTTAATTATGAAAATAAAAATAAGGTAAGCGAGTTACTTAATCCAATTAACTTTTTTATCTGGCTAGTTGTATCGTTAAAAGATATTTTTTAA
- the rsfS gene encoding ribosome silencing factor → MDNKSLVLMAAKACDEKKARDIKLIKIDKVSFISEWILIAEGLSDVQVRSITNSVEGELREKAKVEPIRKEGVSEAKWALLDYGDLIVNIFQPEIRKYYDLESFWSNGDKLIFP, encoded by the coding sequence ATGGACAATAAAAGCTTGGTTTTAATGGCGGCTAAAGCATGTGATGAAAAAAAGGCAAGAGATATAAAACTTATAAAAATTGACAAAGTATCATTTATAAGTGAATGGATTTTAATTGCAGAAGGATTATCTGATGTACAGGTTAGATCCATTACAAACTCTGTAGAGGGAGAACTTAGAGAGAAGGCTAAAGTTGAACCTATAAGAAAAGAAGGGGTTAGCGAAGCTAAATGGGCTTTACTCGATTATGGTGATTTGATAGTAAATATTTTTCAACCAGAAATAAGAAAATATTATGACCTTGAATCGTTCTGGAGTAATGGAGATAAGCTTATATTTCCATAG